GCGTGCTCACGTTCGTCGCGGACGGACTCGTGCGCACGCCCGGGCTTCTCGTACCGCGCGATTTTCTTGAGTATTGGTCCGCCGGGCGAGTAAACTTGCGCGGTGGGAACCCGTACCACCCCACTGAACTGCTCGCCGAACAGCAAAGCGCAGACCCGACCCGTGCTGACGCGGTGATGATGTGGAACCCGCCCCCGGCACTCGCCTTGTACATGCCGCTCGGTGCCTGCGCGCCGCGGTGGGCCATGCTCCTGTGGACCGGGTTGCAACTGGCGGCCGTGTTCGTCGCGTGTGATTTGCTGTGGCGCGCGTACTGCCCTGTTCACCGTTGGTTCGCGCCGCTCGTTGCGGTTTCCTTTGTGGGGACGTGGTGGTTGGTCAGTTATGGTCAAAATACGGGGCTTCTTCTGCTGGGGTTAGCCGGTTTTGTGCACTTCACAAAGAGCGAACGACCACTTGCAGCCGGCGCGTGTGCCGCACTCACCGCGCTCAAACCGCACCTGCTCGCGGTGTTCGGGGTACTGCTCGTGACCGACGTGCTCACCCGACGCGGCCGCGCGACGCTCGGTGCCGGGTGTGCGGTGCTCGCGCTCGCCCTCGGGGTCGTGCTGGCGGCGAATCCGCTCGTCATTTCGCAGTTCATCGGGGCCGTGCGAACTCCGGCG
This region of Gemmata massiliana genomic DNA includes:
- a CDS encoding glycosyltransferase family 87 protein — protein: MSPRFRSVLVLLVGGGVLTFVADGLVRTPGLLVPRDFLEYWSAGRVNLRGGNPYHPTELLAEQQSADPTRADAVMMWNPPPALALYMPLGACAPRWAMLLWTGLQLAAVFVACDLLWRAYCPVHRWFAPLVAVSFVGTWWLVSYGQNTGLLLLGLAGFVHFTKSERPLAAGACAALTALKPHLLAVFGVLLVTDVLTRRGRATLGAGCAVLALALGVVLAANPLVISQFIGAVRTPAEGAVPLSEWALPVPAYWLRMWLAPNRFWVQFVPCAAACAGFLGYRSYKGSVWTWARVIPLIVAASVLATPYGGWLFDLPVLLLPVLWAVARFVRDGKWRLAITIVWWQAALTTVTYATPGGLHGYWWVAPAALIPCLWVWASDR